The following proteins are co-located in the Dyadobacter chenwenxiniae genome:
- a CDS encoding SusC/RagA family TonB-linked outer membrane protein translates to MMRTLYATFRLKMLRRSSRACMLLSCILLSQFSFAQTLITGQVIAKEDNAPIPGVSIVVKGSTNGTITDSEGKYKLDVNEKATDLTFSFLGFSSQEVKIAGRSVIDISLSADLRQLNEVVVTALGIKKDIRRIGVAIQTVDGNATVKAREPNAINALAGKVAGLTVGVQQEMLRKPNIQLRGNSDVLFVVDGVPVNSDTWNVSPDDIDTYSVLKGASASALYGFRGKNGAILITTKRGSKDKRGFSVDFNSSTMVDNGFYAIPKVQDLYGPGDHGRYAFGDGKGGGLNDGDYDGGWGPKFEGQLIPQYDSPVDPITGKRAGTPWVARGKDNLNRFLQPGILSTNNISVSASGEKYNVRFSTSHMHQKGIVPNTKLNITNFNIVADYNFSKKLTFNSSLQYNRQYTPNIPDVNYGPNSIIYNIVLWAGADWNVDDMRNYWQPGKEGIQQIYAEYQRYNNPYFMSYEWLRGHQKSDIIGQAAMTYKFTDFLEATFRSQVNTWSMFRNEKMPYSAGAYGRDERRGDYREDRRNLFENNTDLLVKFDKDIVPGFNAKIWAGGNIRSFEYNSQYTTTDYLNVPGLYNFGNSALPVKSANFISDMRVASAYYSADFTFKDFLTVSTTGRMDKLSTLPKGNNTFFYPSVALSTVISDYTQLPEVISFLKLRGSYANVKDGLTKTEIGGTPGTTYFLGYGEEYKSSYGGPTYENSAVYATPFTYNNNPAAYFTNTLNNPEIVPSTTSQTEVGLDVRVMQNRLGLDVTYYVSNDGPSIFALPISSTTGYTAALVNGIKTRKNGLEISLTGSPIRSEKGLNWDIVANYSTYKKVLTEIYPGQDQFNTFFKVGDRMDKFYGRAFAKTADGQIINDDSGRPIYSSQSRYLGNSYSKFVFGINNKLSYGNFSLGFQFDGRIGGVISNYIQKQTFRGGRHIELIQGQLGASRETDYEAFKNNTENKTYVGPGVQVVDGTALNFDADGNITNLAELKFKPNATAQNVQDWVSRYYNSDEGNLMSRSFGMLREVVIGYRLPAALLEKTFIRNASVSLVGRNLLYFAEKKDVDLNQYIDDGGSSLQTPSVRRYGVNVSLTF, encoded by the coding sequence ATGATGAGAACGCTTTACGCAACTTTTCGGCTGAAAATGCTCCGGCGAAGTTCCCGGGCCTGCATGCTGCTGTCATGCATTCTATTGTCTCAATTCTCATTTGCACAGACCCTGATCACCGGTCAAGTCATTGCAAAAGAGGATAATGCGCCTATTCCAGGTGTAAGTATTGTCGTGAAAGGTTCCACCAATGGAACGATCACGGATTCGGAAGGAAAATACAAGCTTGACGTTAATGAAAAAGCTACTGATCTCACTTTTTCGTTCCTGGGTTTCAGCTCTCAGGAAGTGAAAATCGCGGGCAGAAGCGTGATCGACATTTCCCTCTCAGCAGATCTTCGCCAGCTCAATGAAGTGGTTGTGACTGCCTTGGGTATCAAAAAAGACATCCGCAGGATCGGTGTCGCCATCCAAACGGTGGATGGTAACGCAACCGTAAAAGCCCGTGAACCCAATGCCATCAACGCATTGGCCGGTAAAGTTGCCGGTTTGACCGTGGGTGTGCAGCAGGAAATGCTTCGCAAGCCTAACATTCAGCTTAGAGGTAACTCGGACGTGCTTTTTGTTGTAGACGGTGTGCCCGTAAACTCAGACACATGGAACGTGAGCCCAGACGACATTGACACATATTCCGTGTTAAAAGGTGCTTCTGCATCAGCGCTTTATGGTTTCCGCGGAAAGAATGGAGCGATCCTGATCACTACCAAAAGAGGCTCAAAAGACAAGCGCGGATTCTCTGTTGACTTCAACTCATCAACAATGGTTGACAACGGTTTTTATGCAATCCCAAAAGTGCAGGATCTTTACGGCCCGGGCGACCACGGTCGTTATGCATTCGGTGACGGGAAAGGCGGTGGTTTGAATGATGGAGATTACGATGGTGGCTGGGGGCCAAAATTTGAAGGCCAGCTGATCCCGCAATATGACAGCCCGGTTGATCCGATAACGGGTAAGAGAGCCGGAACGCCCTGGGTTGCACGTGGGAAAGACAATTTGAACCGTTTCTTGCAGCCGGGGATTTTGTCTACGAACAACATTTCGGTTTCAGCTTCAGGTGAGAAATACAATGTGCGTTTCTCAACATCGCATATGCACCAAAAAGGAATTGTCCCAAACACAAAGTTGAACATTACCAACTTCAACATTGTCGCAGATTACAATTTCTCTAAAAAGCTGACATTCAATTCATCTTTACAATACAACCGCCAGTATACGCCGAACATTCCGGATGTGAATTATGGTCCTAACTCCATCATTTACAACATCGTTCTTTGGGCTGGGGCGGATTGGAATGTGGATGATATGCGCAATTACTGGCAGCCTGGAAAAGAGGGCATTCAGCAGATTTATGCGGAATATCAGCGTTATAACAACCCTTATTTCATGAGTTATGAGTGGTTGAGAGGTCATCAGAAGTCGGATATTATTGGCCAGGCTGCGATGACATACAAATTCACCGATTTCCTGGAAGCAACTTTCCGTTCGCAGGTGAACACTTGGAGCATGTTCCGCAATGAGAAAATGCCTTATTCAGCAGGTGCTTATGGCCGTGATGAGCGTCGTGGCGATTACCGCGAAGACCGTCGTAACCTTTTTGAAAACAACACGGACCTGCTGGTTAAGTTTGACAAGGACATAGTTCCGGGCTTCAATGCAAAGATCTGGGCTGGTGGTAACATCCGCAGCTTTGAATACAACTCGCAATATACGACTACGGATTACCTGAACGTGCCTGGTTTGTATAACTTCGGAAACTCCGCTTTGCCGGTGAAATCGGCCAACTTTATCTCCGATATGCGCGTGGCTTCTGCTTATTATTCGGCGGATTTTACTTTTAAAGATTTCCTGACTGTCTCAACGACCGGCCGTATGGATAAGCTTTCTACGCTTCCGAAGGGGAACAATACATTCTTCTATCCGTCGGTTGCTTTGTCTACGGTGATCTCGGACTACACACAGTTACCGGAAGTGATTTCATTTTTGAAATTGCGCGGATCTTATGCTAATGTAAAGGACGGTTTGACAAAAACGGAAATTGGGGGAACGCCTGGAACAACCTATTTTCTTGGATATGGGGAGGAATACAAGTCGTCTTACGGCGGCCCTACTTATGAGAATTCTGCGGTTTATGCTACTCCGTTTACCTATAACAACAATCCTGCCGCTTATTTTACCAACACATTGAACAATCCGGAAATCGTACCAAGCACCACTTCGCAGACTGAGGTCGGGCTGGATGTACGGGTTATGCAAAACCGTCTGGGACTGGATGTTACGTATTATGTATCCAATGATGGTCCAAGTATTTTTGCTTTGCCAATTTCATCCACAACGGGTTATACGGCAGCATTGGTAAATGGTATCAAAACGCGCAAAAACGGTCTTGAAATTTCCTTGACAGGTTCTCCGATCCGTTCTGAGAAAGGACTGAACTGGGATATTGTGGCCAACTATTCGACCTACAAAAAAGTGCTGACGGAGATCTATCCGGGTCAGGACCAGTTCAATACATTCTTTAAAGTAGGTGACAGAATGGATAAATTCTATGGTCGTGCATTTGCTAAAACGGCTGATGGACAGATCATTAACGACGATTCTGGCCGTCCGATCTATTCTTCGCAAAGCAGATATTTGGGAAATTCTTATTCCAAATTTGTTTTCGGGATCAACAACAAATTGTCTTACGGCAATTTCAGCCTGGGCTTCCAGTTTGACGGACGCATCGGTGGTGTGATCTCCAACTACATTCAGAAGCAAACTTTCCGCGGAGGGCGCCATATCGAGCTGATCCAAGGTCAATTGGGTGCTTCCCGGGAAACGGATTATGAAGCTTTTAAAAACAACACCGAAAACAAAACATACGTAGGACCAGGTGTGCAGGTGGTGGACGGAACCGCGCTTAACTTCGATGCAGACGGCAACATTACCAACCTTGCCGAGCTGAAATTCAAGCCGAACGCAACGGCGCAGAACGTTCAGGACTGGGTAAGCCGCTATTACAACTCCGATGAAGGAAACCTCATGAGCCGCTCTTTTGGTATGCTTCGTGAAGTCGTGATCGGATATCGTTTGCCAGCTGCATTGCTTGAAAAAACTTTCATCCGCAATGCATCTGTCTCACTGGTAGGACGTAACCTGCTCTATTTTGCTGAGAAAAAAGACGTGGATCTTAACCAGTACATTGATGACGGCGGTTCCAGCTTGCAAACTCCTTCGGTGCGCCGTTATGGGGTTAACGTGAGTTTGACATTCTAA